A stretch of the Parafrankia discariae genome encodes the following:
- a CDS encoding condensation domain-containing protein yields GRHEHLFPDHERVDLSRTVGWFTSVFPVRLDPGTDPTPAGALRRIVDQLRAVPGEGLGYGLLRHLNPTTGRDLAATPGAQIGFNYLGRMPAPDIPTPPPWTTAPEESAVERTADPDMPLAHVLEVNAATYDGPTLRATWTWAARSFSRAEVEDLARHWFAALTALAEPSVLSELPAPPTPSAPPAVDPRLDLVQLGADDLAELEHEFADLGDLEDLGDPEDLGDAFGEDL; encoded by the coding sequence CGGCCGGCACGAGCATCTGTTCCCCGACCACGAGCGGGTCGACCTCTCCCGGACCGTCGGCTGGTTCACCAGCGTCTTCCCCGTCCGCCTCGACCCCGGGACGGACCCGACGCCGGCCGGGGCGCTGCGCCGGATCGTCGACCAGCTCCGCGCGGTGCCTGGCGAGGGCCTCGGCTATGGCCTGCTGCGCCACCTCAACCCGACCACCGGCCGGGACCTGGCGGCCACGCCCGGCGCGCAGATCGGCTTCAACTATCTCGGTCGGATGCCGGCGCCCGACATCCCCACGCCGCCACCGTGGACGACCGCGCCCGAGGAGTCGGCCGTCGAACGGACCGCCGATCCGGACATGCCGCTCGCGCACGTCCTGGAGGTGAACGCCGCCACCTACGACGGTCCGACCCTGCGGGCGACCTGGACGTGGGCCGCCCGATCCTTCAGCCGCGCGGAGGTCGAGGACCTGGCGCGGCACTGGTTCGCCGCCCTGACGGCCCTGGCCGAACCGTCGGTCCTGTCGGAGCTGCCGGCCCCGCCGACCCCGTCGGCGCCACCGGCCGTCGACCCGCGCCTGGACCTGGTCCAGCTCGGCGCGGACGATCTCGCCGAACTCGAGCACGAATTCGCCGACCTCGGCGACCTGGAAGACCTCGGTGATCCGGAAGACCTGGGCGACGCCTTCGGGGAGGACCTGTGA